From the genome of Streptomyces sp. S4.7:
TCGGTGGAGATGAAGTCCTTCGGGTCCGGCGGCGGCAGCGGCTCGGCGTCGGAGAACGAGGGCTCGGGCTCGGCGCTCTCGCTGGGCAGGTCGGGCGCCACGGGCAGCTCGCTCGTGTTCTTGCCGTTCGCGCGGTCACCGCCGTCGCCGTTCGCGGAGACGACGGCCGTGGCGACGATCGCCGCGACGGCGGCGGTCGCGAGGACGCCGCCGCCTATCAGCATCCACCGCCTGCGGCGGGCCCGCTGTGCCGAGGCGTCGGCGAGCGCGGCCCAGTCCGGTGTCTGCCCCTGCGGGTCCCGCGATCCGTACGGCCCCTGTGGGGGCGGCCCGTAAGGCCCCCCTTGACCAAAGCTCATGGCGGGAGTTTAGACGGCGCGAAGGGGGTTCAGGTTCCGGGCCGGGAACGGAATTGGGTTGGGGGAGTGGGGCCTCGGCCCCCACAATGCGAACCATGGGACATCTGGAGGCCGCGCACCTGGAGTACTACCTACCGGACGGACGGGTGCTGCTCGGCGACGCCTCGTTCCGAGTGGGCGAGGGCGCCGTCGTGGCGCTCGTGGGAGCCAACGGCGCGGGCAAGACGACGCTGCTGCGGCTGATGGCGGGGGACCTCCAGCCGCACGGCGGGACGGTCACCGTATCCGGCGGCCTCGGCGTGATGGAGCAGTTCGTCGGCTCCGTACGGGACGAACGCACCGTCCGCGACCTGCTGGTCTCCGTGGCCCAGCCGCGGATCAGGGAAGCGGCGCGGGCGGTGGACACCGCCGAGACCGCGATCATGGAGCGCGACGACGAGGCCGCGCAGATGAGTTACGCGCAGGCGCTGAGCGACTGGGCGGAGGCGCGCGGGTACGAGGCCGAGACCCTGTGGGACATCTGCACGGTCGCGGCGCTCGGCGTCCCGTACGAGAAGGCCCAGTGGCGCGCGCTGAAGACGCTGAGCGGCGGCGAGCAGAAACGGCTCGTGCTGGAGGCGCTGCTGCGCGGGCCCGACGAGGTCCTGCTCCTCGACGAGCCCGACAACTACCTGGACGTACCCGGGAAGCGGTGGCTGGAGGAGCGTCTCAAGGAGACCCGCAAGACTGTGTTGTTCGTCTCCCACGACCGGGAGCTGCTGGCGCGCACCGCCCAGCGGATCGTGAGCGTGGAGCCGAGCCCGGCCGGGTCGGACGTGTGGGTGCACGGCGGCGGCTTCGGTACGTACCACGAGGCCCGCAAGGAGCGGTTCGCGCGCTTCGAGGAGCTGAAGCGGCGCTGGGACGAGGAGCACGCGCGGCTGAAGGCACTGGTGCACCGGCTGCGGCAGCAGGCGGCGATCAGCCCCGACATGGCGTCGCGGTACCACGCGATGCAGACGCGCTTCAAGAAGTTCGAGGACGCCGGGGCGCCGCCGGAGCCGCCGCGCGAGCAGGAGATCCGGATGCGGCTCAAGGGCGGCCGGACCGGGGTGCGGGCGGTGACCTGCGAGAACCTGGAGCTGACCGGGCTGATGAAGCCGTTCTCGCTGGAGATCTACTACGGCGAGCGGATCGGGGTGCTCGGATCGAACGGCTCGGGCAAGTCGCACTTCCTGCGACTGCTCGCGGGCGATCCGACGGTCGCGCACACGGGGGAGTGGAGGCTGGGAGCGCGGGTCGTGGCCGGCCACTTCGCGCAGACGCACGCGCATCCGGAGCTGCTGGGGCGGAGCCTGGTCGACATCCTGTGGACCGAGCACGCGAAGGACCGGGGCGGCGCGATGAGCGTGCTGCGCCGCTACGAACTGGAACGGCAGGGCGACCAGCCGTTCGACAAACTGTCGGGCGGGCAGCAGGCGCGCTTCCAGATCCTGCTGCTGGAGCTGCGCGGGACGACGGCGCTGCTGCTGGACGAGCCGACGGACAACCTGGACCTGGAGTCGGCGGAGGCCCTCCAGGACGGTCTGGAGGCGTACGAGGGGACGGTCCTGGCCGTGACCCACGACCGGTGGTTCGCGAAGACCTTCGACCGCTATCTGGTCTTCGGTTCGGACGGGGTGGTGCGCCAGTCGCCGAAACCGGTCTGGGACGAGCGCCGGGTGGTACGCGCGCGGTAGCGCCCGCCCGGCGCGGGCCCGCTCGAGGCGGCGGGCTCGCGGGGGCGCATCCGTGGGCGGGGGCCTCGTTTTGACCCGTACGGCGCACCCTGGGTATCCTTCTGGTTCGTTATGCGTATTGGCTTGTTCATTCTCACGTGAGAGGCCCTTACGCCGGTCCACCGGGCCGATGATCCAGCGGCAGGCACGGGTTGCGTCCCCGTATGTCTGCCAGGGCTGTCGTGATCGTCCGGGTGGCCTTGTCAGGACCCACTCACTGAAGAAGCGAAGGCTACGACCGTGCGTACGTACAGCCCCAAGCCCGGCGATGTCACGCGCCAGTGGCACATCATCGACGCGCAGGACATCGTCCTGGGCCGTCTGGCGACTACGGCAGCGAACCTCCTCCGGGGCAAGCACAAGCCGATCTACGCCCCTCACATGGACATGGGCGACTTCGTCGTCATCATCAACGCCGACAAGGTCCACCTGTCCGGCAACAAGAAGACCCAGAAGATGGCGTACCGCCACTCCGGCTACCCGGGTGGTCTGCGTTCCGTCCGCTACGACGAGCTGCTCGCGAAGAGCCCCGAGAAGGCCGTGGAGAAGGCCATCAAGGGCATGATCCCCAAGAACACCCTGGGCCGTCAGATGCTCTCGAAGCTGAAGGTCTACGCGGGGGACCAGCACCCGCACGCCGCTCAGCAGCCGGTCCCGTTCGAGATCACCCAGGTCGCGCAGTAATTCCGGCCACCGCCTAAGACGAAAAGAAATCTGAGGAACATCGTGGCCGAGACCACTGCAGAGACCCCCGTGGACGCCGCCGAGGGCGAGGAGACCTTCGCCGAGGTGACGACCTTCGAGTCGGAGACCCCCGTCGAGGGCGAGTACACCTCCGAGTCGCTGGCTTCCCGGTTCGGCGACCCCCAGCCGGCCGCCGGCCTGGGCCGCCGTAAGAACGCCATCGCCCGCGTCCGGATCGTTCCGGGCACCGGCAAGTGGAAGATCAACGGTCGCTCGCTCGAGGACTACTTCCCGAACAAGGTTCACCAGCAGGCTGTCAACGAGCCCTTCAAGGTGCTCGAACTCGACAACCGCTACGACGTCATCGCCCGCATCTCGGGTGGCGGCGTCTCCGGCCAGGCCGGCGCGCTGCGCCTCGGCGTGGCCCGCTCGCTGAACGAGGCGGACGTGGACAACAACCGCGGCCCGCTGAAGAAGGCCGGCTTCCTGAGCCGCGACGACCGCGCGGTCGAGCGCAAGAAGGCCGGTCTCAAGAAGGCCCGTAAGGCGCCGCAGTACAGCAAGCGCTAAACGCTGGCTCGGCCCTACCCGCGCCATGGCCCTTGCGGTCGTACGGCGTATGTATGGCATATGTTCGCCCCGGCGGCACTCTGTGCTGCCGGGGCGTTCGTTTTCCGGGCTCTTCGGGGCAATTTCTGAGCACTTTCGGAGGGACAGCTGTGGGACGACTCTTCGGCACGGACGGCGTGCGCGGCATCGCCAACGCGGATCTGACGGCGGAGCTCGCGCTCGGTCTGTCGGTCGCCGCGGCGCATGTACTCGCCGAGGCGGGCACGTTCGAGGGCCATCGGGCGACAGCGGTGGTCGGGCGTGATCCGCGGGCGTCGGGCGAGTTCCTGGAGGCCGCCGTGGTGGCGGGTCTCGCGAGCGCGGGCGTGGACGTCCTGCGCGTCGGTGTGCTGCCCACCCCGGCGGTGGCGTATCTCACCGGGGCGCTGGGCGCCGACCTCGGCGTGATGCTCTCCGCGAGCCACAACGCCATGCCGGACAACGGCGTCAAGTTCTTCGCGCGCGGCGGTCACAAGCTGGCCGACGAACTGGAGGACCGGATCGAGAATGTGTACGACGAGCACCGCACCGGGGCCCCGTGGGAGCGTCCGACCGGTGCGGGAGTGGGCCGGGTCCGCAACTACGACGAGGGCTTCGACCAGTACGTCGCGCATCTCATCGGCGTCCTGCCCAACCGCCTCGACGGGCTCAAGGTCGTCCTGGACGAGGCGCACGGCGCCGCGGCCCGGGTGTCGCCGGAGGCATTCACCCGCGCGGGCGCGGAGATCATCACGATCGGCGCCGAGCCGGACGGCCTGAACATCAACGACGGCTGCGGATCCACGCACCTCGACCTGCTGAAGGCCGCGGTCGTCGAGCACGGCGCGGACCTCGGCATCGCGCACGACGGCGACGCCGACCGCTGCCTCGCCGTGGACGCGGCGGGCGAGGAGGTCGACGGCGACCAGATCCTGGCCGTGCTGGCCCTCGCGATGCGCGAGGCGGGCACGCTGCGCGGCGACGCGGTGGTGGGGACGGTGATGTCCAACCTCGGCTTCAAGATGGCGATGGAGCGGGAGGGCATCACCCTCGTGCAGACGGCGGTCGGCGACCGCTACGTACTGGAGTCGATGAAGGAGCACGGCTACGCGCTGGGCGGCGAGCAGTCCGGGCACGTCATCGTCCTCGACCACGCGACGACCGGCGACGGCACGCTGACGGGTCTGATGCTGGCGGCGCGTGTGGCGAGCACGGGCCGTTCACTGGCGGACCTCGCGGGGGTGATGCGGCGGCTGCCGCAGGTGCTGGTGAACGTGCGGGACGTGGACAAGTCCCGCGTCACGACATCGGCGGAGCTGGCGACGGCGGTGACGGAGGCCGAACAGCAACTCGGCACGACCGGCCGTGTACTGCTGCGCTCCTCGGGCACGGAACCGCTGGTCCGCGTGATGGTGGAGGCGGCCGACATCGAGCAGGCGCGCGCGGTGGCGGGGCGGCTGGCGGACGTGGTGAAGTCGGCGCTGGGGTAGGGGAATCGGGGCGGGGCGGGGTGGCGCCGGTCAGGGCGTTCCAGGTCGTCCGGGGCGCCTGGGTGTTCCGGGCATCGGCTTCCGGGCGCCGCCCCGCCTCGCCCACAGCGCCTTCTGTACGAGCAGGGTGAGCGTCCCGGCGATGACGATGCCGCCGAGGTTGATCAGGAGCTGGACGCTGGAGCCCCACACCTGGCTCAGGTCTCCGTAGCCGAGAGCGACCGCGGCGTTCGCGGCGGCGGGGATCGTGGTGACCGAGATGGCGACGCCGACCAGTGCGCCCGACTTCGCCGACGTCAGCGAGAGCATGCCGGCCGTCCCTCGGTCAGAGTTTACGGAGGGACAGCCGCTGGACCTTGTGGTCCGGTCCCTTGCGGAGGACCAGGGTGGCACGGCCGCGGGTCGGCGCCACGTTCTCCAGCAGGTTGAGGCGGTTGACGGTGCGCCAGGTGGTGCGCGCGTAGGCGAGGGCCTCGTCCTCCGAGACCTGGGTGTACTTCCTGAAGTAGGAGGACGGATTCTGGAACGCCGTCTCGCGCAGTTTCCGGAAGCGGTTCAGGTACCAGGTCTCGATGTCCTCGGCGCGCGCGTCGACGTACACGCTGAAGTCGAAGAAGTCGGCCAGCCCGACGCGGGTGCGGCCGTCCTGGCCGGGGAGGGCGGGCTGGAGGACGTTCAGGCCCTCGACGATGAGGATGTCGGGGCGCCGTACGACGAGCCTCTCGCCCGGCACGATGTCGTACTTCAGATGCGAGTAGACGGGCGCGGTCACCTCGTCCTTGCCGGCCTTGATGTCGGCGACGAAGCGGGTCAGCGCCCGGCGGTCGTACGACTCCGGGAACCCCTTGCGCGACATCAGGCCGCGCGCCTGCAACTCCTTCATCGGCAGCAGGAACCCGTCGGTGGTCACCCGCTCCACGCGCGGGTGCTCGGGCCAGCGGGCGAGCAGTGCCTGGAGGAGCCGCGCGACGGTCGACTTCCCGACGGCCACGCTCCCGGCGACCCCTATCACGAAGGGCGTGCCGAGCTGGGCGCCCTGCCCGTTGCCGGCCTCCCCGAGAAAGGTGTTGAGGGCGCCCCGCAACTGGCCGGTGGCCCGCACGTACAGATTGAGCAGCCGGGAGAGCGGCAGATAGACGTCCCGCACCTCGTCCAGATCGATGACGTCCCCGAGCCCGCGCAGCCGCTCGACCTCCTGGGCGCTGAGCGGCAGGGGCGTCTTGTCGCGCAGCGCGCTCCACTCGGCGCGACTGAGGTCGACGAAGGGGGTCGGCCCATGCTCGGCCCGACGCTGGACGTTGCTCCGTGACGGCGAAGACGGTGTGATCACGTCGCCATTGTCGGGGGTGGGGGGTTGTTGTGGGGGGTGGGGTCGATCACGTGGGGTCACGGGACGGATGGCCGTACGTGTCATGAAGATTATGTGATCATGCTGTGTCTGATCGTGTCTGTTCATGCCGGACTTGTGGTCTTGAGGGGTTTTCCTTGATCGCGTTGACCACGTCGATGACGACATGGGAGATGACAAGACGCAGGTGGTGGCGGGGGATGACGGCGACGGCCGGAGCGCTGACCGCCGTGCTGGTGGCGGGCTCGGGCGTGCTGCCCGGCGGACAGGGTGAGGCGGTCGCCGCGGTGCGCTGTTCTTCTGGCCGCCGTCACCGGTTGTTCGTCCGGCTCGGACGCGGGTGACAGCGCGTTTCCGCTGCTCGGCGGGCTCAGGACCCTGGCCGACGACAACGGCGAGAAGCAGGTGACCATTCTCGACGCAGTCGAGGTACGGAAGTTGAGCAAGGGCGACGGCCGAGCGGCTGGATGCCAAGCTGCGGTCGGTCGTCAGCGCCGAGGCGCCGAAGTTCGACGGCGCGAAAGTGACCGTGGAGAAGGGTGACCAGCGCTTCGTGCGCGCCGTCGTTCCGGACACGGCTTCTCAGCGACCGGGCCGGCTGATCGCCACCGACATGGAACTGTGGATGATCGTCGCGGACCTTTGAGTCTGCCCTTCGTGCCGCCGTAACGGGGGCGCCCCGGTCAGGTGCTCGGCACCGCGACCGGCCTGGCCAGCACCCGGTCCAGGGCGTCGGCGAGGAACCGCGCTGGGTCCGGGGGTGGTGCCGTGACCCGCATCGCGACGATCGCGTCCGGTCGCACGAGCAGGGCCCCGCCGTCGGACAGCCACGGTGCGGAGACCTGGTGCGCCGGTAGGCCGATGTCCGCCGCGGTGGCGAGCCACCGGTCGCCCGCGGCGCCCACCAGCAGGGTCCACCGGGACGCGACCAGGTCGAGCGTGGAGATCCCGTCGACCCACGCATGGGGCACTCGTGAACCCGGCGATCCGTCCAGCGCCACCGCCAGGTCCACCGTGGACGGGAGTTCCGGCCGCGGGTCGACGACGGCGGCCGATTCGTACCGCTGGCCGAGGTGTACGACCGGCGCCGCCCACACCCCCGCCGCCGCCCTGGCGGCGTCGGCCTCGGGTCCACGCCCCCAGTGCAGCTGCGGGTCCGCGAGCCTGCGCATCGCCTGGTCCAGCGTCGCCGCGGCGACCGGCTCGCGCTCCCGCGCGTAGGAGTCGAGCAGCCCGGCGCCCGCCTCACCGTGGTGGACGGCGGCCAGTTTCCACACCAGGTTGTGGGCGTCGGCGACGCCGGTGTTGAGGCCGAACGCGCCCAGGGGCGACACAGTGTGCGCGGCGTCGCCGACGAGGAACACGCGGCCGACGGCGAAGCGGTCGGCCAGGGAGCTCCGGGGCCGCCACGGGAGCACGCTGCGCACCTCGACGTCGAGGTCCGGATCGCCGACCGCCGCGCGGACGACGGCGACGCAGCGCTCGTGCGTGAAGTCCTCCGGGCGCTCGCCCCCGTCGGCGTCGCAGGCGACGTGGAAGACCCAGTCCGTCTCGCCGTCCACGGTCGCCAGCAGGCCGGGTGCCTCCGGCGCGGTGATCGTGCAGGTGGCGAAGGACATTCCCCGCAGGTGGGGTCGGAGGTCGGCGCGGAAGAGGATGTTGATCATCGACTTGCCCAGGTCTCCCGCCCCGGAGGTGTCCACGCCGAGCGCGGTCCGCACGGGGCTGTGCGTGCCGTCCGCGGCCACCACGCGCTCGCAGCGCAGCGAGTAGCGGCCGTCGGGCCCCTCAAGTTCGGCGTCGACCCCGTCGGCGTCCTGCGCGATGTCGACCAGACGGGTCGACCAGCGCAGATCCGCTCCGCGGTGCGCCAGGTCGGCCGCCACCACGGCGTCAAGGCGGTCCTGCGCGCAGACACCGCGCAGCCTGAACGGCGTCGTGTCCGGTTCAGTGGCTGACGGGACCGCCATGGGCACGGTCACGACGTCGCCCGCGCCCATCTCGACGACGGTCCGTGCCACCGCCTTGCCCGCGGCGCCCCGGAGGTCGACCGCGACCGCGTCTACGGCGGTGTCGAGCCCGAGTTCGCGGAGGATTTCGACGGTGCGCGGCCCGATGCCGGTGGCGCGCGGGTGGACCGACGGCCCGGACCGGCGTTCGACGAGTACCGCGGGGACGCCGTGGTGCGCGAGCAGCGCCGCGGTGAGCAGCCCGACACTGCCGCCTCCGACCACGAGCACCGGCACCGGCATCGACTCTTCTGGGTACGTTGTCTCCATCACGGCTACACCGTAGCCAGAAGGTAGGATGCCGGTCAACGAGGAAAGGAACCACCCGATGACCGAACCCGCTCCCTCGTCGGTGTGGACCAGGCCGCGCCCCGAACCGCGCCGACGCGCGCCGGGGGTGGACCAGTACGTGGCCGCCGCGCTGGCCGTCGCCGACGCGGAGGGCCTGGCCGCCGTGTCGATGCGCCGGGTCGCGGGCGACCTCGGTTCCGGGACGGCCACCCTCTACCGCTACATCACCAACCGCGACGAACTGGTGGACCTGATGGTTGACGCGGCGCAGGGCGAGGACCCGCTCCCCGAGCCCGCGCGGGACTGGCGCGCCGACATGGCCGCGGTCGCGCACGCGCTGCGCGCGACCCTGCTGCGGCACCCGTGGCTGGCGGGCGAACTGGCGGGCAGGCCCTCGCTCGGCCCCAACTCGTTGCGGCGGTCCGAATCCGCGCTGCGCGCCGCCGTCGCGCTCACGCCCGACATCACCCTGGCCTCGCAGGCGCTCGGCGCCGTGCACGCGTACGTGCTGGGCTCGGTGGGCACCCAGCAGGCCGTTCGGCGTGCTGAGCAGCGTACTGGGCTGACCGAGGAGCAGTGGCAGCGCAGCGTCGGCCCCTATATCAGCGAGGTCCTCGCGGCGGGCGAGCACCCGATGCTCGCCCGCCGCGTTCTCGAAGGCGAGGAACTCGACCCCGACGTCGAGTTCGCGTTCGGCCTGGAGTGCGTGCTCGACGGTCTCGCGGCCCGATTGGGCCGCTGACCGGTCAGTACGCGAACCGGTTCACCTTCTCCGGGTGGATCACCAGGCGGACCTGGTCCTCGGCCAGGATCCCGGCGAGGTCGGCGGCGCGGGTCGGGTCGCCGAGGTCCCAGTAGCGGGCGGCCAGTCGGGAGGCCAGGTCGTGCGCCCCGTCGGGTTCGACCGTGACGCCGCCCGCGACCGACACCCAGCGCTCGCGTTCACCCACCGGGGCCGCGACGACGATCGAGGCGCGGGGATCGCGGCGCAGGCGCCGTACCTTGACCGTGTCCGGGCCGGTGAACAGCTGGACCGTGCCGTCGGCGGTGGCCTCGAACCACACCGGTCGGGGCTGTGCCGGGATCGGGCCCGCGGCCACGGACAGGAGCCCGTGCAGGGGGCGTTGGAGGAACTCCAGGTCCTCGGTGGTCAGCGAACTGGCGTCGGTGCTCATCACGGGTCCTTCCGATGGGTTTTCGGATCACACCTGCCCCGTCAGCATGGACCAACGCGCGCGCCGCCGCGGACTGCCGGGCGGATCCCCGCCCTCGACGTAGCCCCGGCCCGCGCCCCCACCGGGCCGGGCCACCACAGGCGTCAGCCCTTCCTGATCCGCCCCCGCCGCCGCCACGCGCCCGTCAGCTGGCCCGCGATGTAGCACGTCGCGATCGTCGACAGTGACGCGCGGAACCAGCCGATGTCCGGGGACCACCAGGCGTACGCCGTCACCGGGACGAACAGCAGCAGTGCCGCGACGCGCAGGACCCACCAGCGGGGTCGGCGCGGGAGTGTCGGGCGGCCCGCCGGGTCGCCCGAGAGGGTGTCGACTATGCCGCCGAAGAAGCCGCGCCGGGCCAGGACCCGGGCGTCGGCGAGGGTGGTGAGGACCTCGTCGCGGGTGCCGAAGTCCGCCGGGAGCGGGGGCAGTCCGAGTGCGGCGAGCAGGGCGGACTGGCGGCGGGCCGGATCGTCCGAGCCGCGCAGGAGGTTGGTCACCGGGCGGGTGTCGGCGACGCCGTACACCGTCGTCAGGGTGCCGGCCGTGGCCGCGACGGCGGCGTGGTCCGGGACCGGCGCCGCCGGATCCCAGTCGTGGTCGGCGACCTTCCTGCCCTTGTGGAGCAGCGTGAAGCCGTACCGGTCGCCGGTCCGCCGCAGGACCAGCGCGGGCCAGGGTTCACCGGTGGTGAAGTTGTCGGCGGCAGCCGTGAGCCGGTCCTCGCCGAGGAGTGTGGCGCGCAGGCCGGGCTCGGGGTCGGCGGCGAGCTCGACGTACGAGGACCGACCGGGCGCCGGGGCTATGCGCAGCGGGACACCGCACATGAGCGCGGCGTCGGCGACGGTGTGGGGCGGGGCCGCGACCAGCGCGAGGCAGTGCGGGGTGACAGGGGAGGCCGGAGAGGGGGAGGGGGAGGGGGAGTGAGTGGTGACCGCCTCCGTACGAGGCCCCGGCACCGGCGGTCTTGGCCGCGAGAAGAACGGCACCCGCGCCGCCACATGCATCCGCACCCCCGACCGGAACTCCAGGAACTCCTCCCGCGCGTCCCCGAGGTACGCCCACGGGTACTCCGTCGCGTGCACCCCCACCGCCCGGAACTGCTCCAGCGCCTCCCCGTGCCGGTCCGCCAGCACCAGCATCAGCGTCAGATGGTTGCGCAGACCCGCCACCTCCGGATCGCCCTGCGGGTACGCGTCCGACAGCTCCTGCGCCCGCTTCAGCGCGGCGTGGATCCGCGACCGGTCGATCCGGTCGCCCTCGGCCGGAGTGCCGTCGGCCACCACGTCGTACTCGACGGCCGCCAGCAGCGGCAGCGCGTGCAGCTTCGAGCCCGGCAGGGCGTGCTCCGCCGCGCGCTCGGCGAAGTCGAACATCTCCGCGTGCGATCCGTACCACTTGTCGCACAGGTACTGGAGCGCCGAGAGATGGCAGCCGTAGTGGTGCGGCGCGCGGGTGGTCGCCTCGGCCCAGTACGCGTCGAAGACCTCGCGCGGCGCCTGGCTGCCCCGCGCGTGGGTGAGCGCGACCTGCCACGGCACCGGGTCGGTGGGGTTCAGCTCGGCCGCCGCGCCGATCACCGGGACCGCGTCGTCGAGCAGCGCGAAGAACGCCTGGAACTGGTCGCGCGAGACGCTGCTCGCCCGCGCGCTCGTCCGTATCTCCCACGCCTGCCGCACGCAGTGCTCGGCCTTCACCAGTACGGCGTCCGGGTCCCGCGGCGACTCGGCGAGCCAGGCGTCCAGCCAGCCGGGGCTGTGCAGCGCGCTCTCGGCCAGCCGCGGCACGTATCCGCCGCGCCGCTCCCATTCGGCGCCGACGCGGGTCGCCGCGAGCAGGTCCCTGGCGGGCCCGTGGTCACCCGCGTACGCCGCGGTGAGCGCGGCGCGCAGCTCCGGCGCGGGCGGGTCGAGGACGACGGCCGCGTCGGGGGGCAGATGGGCGCCGACGGCGGCCCCGTGGCGGAGCATCCGCGGCAGGGTGATCAAGGTGCGTAGCGTCGCGGTCATCGTCACGGTCATCCATTGAAAGCTGTCGGGGGTGGCCGCCACCAGAGGCTGCCGGTGACAAAGCCGTATCGCATGGAGTAGCCGCCTCCGGCGGTCGCCCCAGGTGGGGCCGGGTGGGCCGAGGTGTCCGGGTGTCGTGCGCGAGCGCTGCCGGGGCCGCGGGACCGGCCGCCGTAGGCTGCCGACCATGTGCGGAATCGTGGGTTACGTCGGCGGACAGTCGGCGCTCGATGTGGTCATCGCCGGTCTCAAGCGGCTCGAATACCGCGGCTACGACTCGGCCGGTGTCGCGGTCCTCGCCGACGGCGGGCTGGCCTCGGCCAAGAAGGCGGGCAAGCTCGTCAATCTGGAGAAGGCGCTGGTGGAGCGGCCGTTGCCGAGCGGCAACACCGGTATCGGGCACACGAGATGGGCCACGCACGGCGGCCCGACCGACGCCAACGCCCACCCACACGCCGACAACGCGGGCCGCGTCGCCGTCGTGCACAACGGGATCATCGAGAACTTCGCCGCGCTGCGCGCCGAGCTGACCGACCGCGGCCACGACCTCGCCTCCGAGACGGACACGGAGGTCGTGGCGCATCTGCTCGCGGAGGCGTTGTCCTCGTGCGGTGAGCTGGCCGAGTCGATGCGGCAGGTGTGCGGGCGGCTGGAGGGCGCGTTCACCCTGGTCGCCGTGCACGCGGACGAGCCGGACGTCGTCGTCGGCGCGCGCCGCAACTCGCCGCTCGTGGTGGGCGTCGGCGACGGCGAGTCGTTCCTCGCCTCCGACGTCGCGGCCTTCATCGCCCACACCCGCTCCGCGCTCGAACTGGGCCAGGACCAGGTCGTGGAGCTGCGCCGCGACGGTGTGACGGTGACCGACTTCGAGGGCGCGCCGGCCGACGTGCGCGCCTACCACGTCGACTGGGACGCCTCGGCCGCCGAGAAGGGCGGCTACGACTACTTCATGCTCAAGGAGATCGCCGAGCAGCCCAAGGCCGTCTCCGACACCCTCCTCGGCCGTATCGACGCCGAGGGCTCGCTGACCCTGGACGAGGTGCGGATCCCCTCCCGTGTGCTGCGGGCCGCCGACAAGGTCGTCGTCGTGGCGTGCGGGACCGCCTTCCACGCCGGGCTGATCGCGAAGTACGCCATCGAGCACTGGACGCGCATTCCGTGCGAGGTGGAGCTGGCGAGCGAGTT
Proteins encoded in this window:
- a CDS encoding ATP-binding cassette domain-containing protein encodes the protein MGHLEAAHLEYYLPDGRVLLGDASFRVGEGAVVALVGANGAGKTTLLRLMAGDLQPHGGTVTVSGGLGVMEQFVGSVRDERTVRDLLVSVAQPRIREAARAVDTAETAIMERDDEAAQMSYAQALSDWAEARGYEAETLWDICTVAALGVPYEKAQWRALKTLSGGEQKRLVLEALLRGPDEVLLLDEPDNYLDVPGKRWLEERLKETRKTVLFVSHDRELLARTAQRIVSVEPSPAGSDVWVHGGGFGTYHEARKERFARFEELKRRWDEEHARLKALVHRLRQQAAISPDMASRYHAMQTRFKKFEDAGAPPEPPREQEIRMRLKGGRTGVRAVTCENLELTGLMKPFSLEIYYGERIGVLGSNGSGKSHFLRLLAGDPTVAHTGEWRLGARVVAGHFAQTHAHPELLGRSLVDILWTEHAKDRGGAMSVLRRYELERQGDQPFDKLSGGQQARFQILLLELRGTTALLLDEPTDNLDLESAEALQDGLEAYEGTVLAVTHDRWFAKTFDRYLVFGSDGVVRQSPKPVWDERRVVRAR
- the rplM gene encoding 50S ribosomal protein L13, with the protein product MRTYSPKPGDVTRQWHIIDAQDIVLGRLATTAANLLRGKHKPIYAPHMDMGDFVVIINADKVHLSGNKKTQKMAYRHSGYPGGLRSVRYDELLAKSPEKAVEKAIKGMIPKNTLGRQMLSKLKVYAGDQHPHAAQQPVPFEITQVAQ
- the rpsI gene encoding 30S ribosomal protein S9 — encoded protein: MAETTAETPVDAAEGEETFAEVTTFESETPVEGEYTSESLASRFGDPQPAAGLGRRKNAIARVRIVPGTGKWKINGRSLEDYFPNKVHQQAVNEPFKVLELDNRYDVIARISGGGVSGQAGALRLGVARSLNEADVDNNRGPLKKAGFLSRDDRAVERKKAGLKKARKAPQYSKR
- the glmM gene encoding phosphoglucosamine mutase gives rise to the protein MGRLFGTDGVRGIANADLTAELALGLSVAAAHVLAEAGTFEGHRATAVVGRDPRASGEFLEAAVVAGLASAGVDVLRVGVLPTPAVAYLTGALGADLGVMLSASHNAMPDNGVKFFARGGHKLADELEDRIENVYDEHRTGAPWERPTGAGVGRVRNYDEGFDQYVAHLIGVLPNRLDGLKVVLDEAHGAAARVSPEAFTRAGAEIITIGAEPDGLNINDGCGSTHLDLLKAAVVEHGADLGIAHDGDADRCLAVDAAGEEVDGDQILAVLALAMREAGTLRGDAVVGTVMSNLGFKMAMEREGITLVQTAVGDRYVLESMKEHGYALGGEQSGHVIVLDHATTGDGTLTGLMLAARVASTGRSLADLAGVMRRLPQVLVNVRDVDKSRVTTSAELATAVTEAEQQLGTTGRVLLRSSGTEPLVRVMVEAADIEQARAVAGRLADVVKSALG
- the coaA gene encoding type I pantothenate kinase, yielding MITPSSPSRSNVQRRAEHGPTPFVDLSRAEWSALRDKTPLPLSAQEVERLRGLGDVIDLDEVRDVYLPLSRLLNLYVRATGQLRGALNTFLGEAGNGQGAQLGTPFVIGVAGSVAVGKSTVARLLQALLARWPEHPRVERVTTDGFLLPMKELQARGLMSRKGFPESYDRRALTRFVADIKAGKDEVTAPVYSHLKYDIVPGERLVVRRPDILIVEGLNVLQPALPGQDGRTRVGLADFFDFSVYVDARAEDIETWYLNRFRKLRETAFQNPSSYFRKYTQVSEDEALAYARTTWRTVNRLNLLENVAPTRGRATLVLRKGPDHKVQRLSLRKL
- a CDS encoding FAD-dependent monooxygenase; amino-acid sequence: METTYPEESMPVPVLVVGGGSVGLLTAALLAHHGVPAVLVERRSGPSVHPRATGIGPRTVEILRELGLDTAVDAVAVDLRGAAGKAVARTVVEMGAGDVVTVPMAVPSATEPDTTPFRLRGVCAQDRLDAVVAADLAHRGADLRWSTRLVDIAQDADGVDAELEGPDGRYSLRCERVVAADGTHSPVRTALGVDTSGAGDLGKSMINILFRADLRPHLRGMSFATCTITAPEAPGLLATVDGETDWVFHVACDADGGERPEDFTHERCVAVVRAAVGDPDLDVEVRSVLPWRPRSSLADRFAVGRVFLVGDAAHTVSPLGAFGLNTGVADAHNLVWKLAAVHHGEAGAGLLDSYAREREPVAAATLDQAMRRLADPQLHWGRGPEADAARAAAGVWAAPVVHLGQRYESAAVVDPRPELPSTVDLAVALDGSPGSRVPHAWVDGISTLDLVASRWTLLVGAAGDRWLATAADIGLPAHQVSAPWLSDGGALLVRPDAIVAMRVTAPPPDPARFLADALDRVLARPVAVPST
- a CDS encoding TetR/AcrR family transcriptional regulator C-terminal domain-containing protein, which codes for MTEPAPSSVWTRPRPEPRRRAPGVDQYVAAALAVADAEGLAAVSMRRVAGDLGSGTATLYRYITNRDELVDLMVDAAQGEDPLPEPARDWRADMAAVAHALRATLLRHPWLAGELAGRPSLGPNSLRRSESALRAAVALTPDITLASQALGAVHAYVLGSVGTQQAVRRAEQRTGLTEEQWQRSVGPYISEVLAAGEHPMLARRVLEGEELDPDVEFAFGLECVLDGLAARLGR
- a CDS encoding pyridoxamine 5'-phosphate oxidase family protein gives rise to the protein MSTDASSLTTEDLEFLQRPLHGLLSVAAGPIPAQPRPVWFEATADGTVQLFTGPDTVKVRRLRRDPRASIVVAAPVGERERWVSVAGGVTVEPDGAHDLASRLAARYWDLGDPTRAADLAGILAEDQVRLVIHPEKVNRFAY